In the Ramlibacter tataouinensis TTB310 genome, one interval contains:
- a CDS encoding branched-chain amino acid ABC transporter substrate-binding protein, with product MRGKNLRREVLKSLAATLFLPAAALAQQGAAGPVKLAMIEGLSGGNANGGEAVFRNLAWAVERVNERGGVRMRDGRRRPLQLDRYDSKGQIEEALSALRSALDDGAQFILQGNSSAVAAALVDAVNRHNEREPQRRVLFLNYSAVDPVLTNEKCSYWHFRFDAHADMRMTALMGVLKDDAQVKSVYLLGQDYSFGQGVLREARRQLGLLRPDVRIVGDELHPLLRIKDFAPYATKIKASGADAVVTGNFSNDLTLLVKAAREVGFEGKFYTFYGNALGAPAAIGDAGVGRVIAAADWLPNLPTAQSEAFYRAFRQRFPKPQDDYVHMRMQMMVEALAQALDRAGTMEPVAVAAQLERVTLDFYGQKGAMRAADHQFQQSLVVGVMDRQGAPGVKFDVEGSGYGFRVIRDIAPEQAQMPSSCRMVRPAA from the coding sequence ATGAGAGGGAAAAATCTGCGCCGAGAGGTCTTGAAATCGCTGGCGGCAACGCTATTTCTTCCGGCCGCCGCGCTGGCCCAGCAGGGCGCCGCCGGGCCGGTCAAGCTGGCCATGATCGAGGGGCTGTCCGGCGGCAACGCCAACGGCGGCGAGGCGGTGTTCCGCAACCTGGCCTGGGCGGTGGAGCGGGTCAACGAGCGCGGGGGCGTGCGCATGCGTGACGGCCGGCGCCGCCCGCTGCAGCTGGATCGCTACGACAGCAAGGGCCAGATCGAGGAGGCGCTGTCGGCGCTGCGTTCGGCCCTGGACGACGGCGCGCAGTTCATCCTGCAGGGCAATTCGTCCGCGGTGGCCGCGGCGCTGGTCGACGCCGTCAACCGGCACAACGAGCGCGAGCCGCAGCGCCGCGTCCTGTTCCTCAACTACTCCGCGGTCGACCCGGTCCTGACCAACGAGAAATGCAGCTACTGGCATTTCCGCTTCGACGCGCATGCCGACATGCGCATGACCGCGCTGATGGGGGTGCTCAAGGACGACGCGCAGGTGAAGTCGGTCTACCTGCTGGGGCAGGACTACAGCTTCGGCCAGGGCGTGCTGCGCGAGGCGCGCCGCCAGCTGGGCCTGCTGCGGCCGGACGTGCGCATCGTCGGCGACGAGCTGCACCCGCTGCTGCGCATCAAGGACTTCGCGCCGTACGCGACCAAGATCAAGGCCAGCGGCGCCGACGCGGTGGTCACCGGCAACTTCAGCAACGACCTCACCTTGCTGGTGAAGGCGGCGCGCGAGGTCGGCTTCGAGGGCAAGTTCTACACCTTCTACGGCAACGCGCTGGGCGCGCCGGCGGCCATCGGCGACGCCGGCGTGGGCCGCGTGATCGCGGCGGCCGACTGGCTGCCCAACCTGCCCACCGCGCAGAGCGAGGCCTTCTACCGGGCGTTCCGCCAGCGCTTCCCCAAGCCGCAGGACGACTACGTGCACATGCGCATGCAGATGATGGTCGAGGCGCTGGCCCAGGCCCTGGACCGCGCGGGCACGATGGAGCCGGTCGCGGTGGCGGCGCAGCTGGAGCGGGTCACGCTCGATTTCTACGGCCAGAAAGGCGCGATGCGGGCGGCGGACCACCAGTTCCAGCAGTCGCTGGTGGTGGGCGTGATGGACCGGCAGGGCGCGCCGGGCGTGAAGTTCGACGTGGAAGGCTCGGGCTACGGCTTCCGGGTGATCCGCGACATCGCGCCGGAGCAGGCGCAGATGCCGTCCTCGTGCCGCATGGTCCGGCCCGCGGCCTGA
- a CDS encoding Hsp20/alpha crystallin family protein, with translation MFFAPVVRTRAVAPAHRSFDRSFERFVNDAFFGAAPAARGLHLQEDDKAWTVTLDLPGIAREDLSINVEGSVVRIETRQEAKRQYKAAYELPQEIDVDATSAKLENGVLTLALAKKQPVSNARQIQLS, from the coding sequence ATGTTTTTCGCACCCGTCGTCCGCACCCGCGCCGTGGCCCCGGCCCATCGTTCGTTCGACCGCAGCTTCGAGCGCTTCGTCAACGACGCCTTCTTCGGCGCAGCCCCGGCCGCCCGCGGCCTGCACCTGCAGGAGGATGACAAGGCCTGGACCGTCACCCTGGACCTGCCCGGCATCGCCCGCGAGGACCTGAGCATCAACGTCGAAGGTTCCGTCGTGCGCATCGAGACCCGCCAGGAAGCCAAGCGCCAGTACAAGGCCGCCTACGAGCTGCCCCAGGAAATCGACGTCGACGCCACCAGCGCCAAGCTGGAGAACGGCGTGCTGACGCTGGCTCTGGCCAAGAAGCAGCCGGTGAGCAACGCCCGCCAGATCCAGCTGAGCTGA
- a CDS encoding ANTAR domain-containing response regulator, which produces MTEALRIVVVAPDLVVSDPGDEHAVQQAERSRSLRIGLLENGFNLIATLPADVFLAERIAQLQPDMIIVDAESAARDALEHVVMATRDERRPIVLFTNDEDTRHVRDAVAAGVSAYIVAGLASERIRPILHVAMARFQHEQALRRELADARSELAGRKTIERAKGLLMRRQGLSETEAYEKLRKTAMDKGLKLAEVAQRILDVADLLG; this is translated from the coding sequence ATGACCGAGGCTTTACGCATCGTGGTGGTGGCGCCCGACCTGGTGGTCAGCGACCCCGGGGACGAGCATGCCGTGCAGCAGGCCGAACGATCGCGCTCGCTGCGCATCGGCCTGCTGGAGAACGGCTTCAACCTGATCGCCACCCTGCCGGCCGACGTGTTCCTGGCCGAGCGCATCGCCCAGCTGCAGCCGGACATGATCATCGTGGACGCCGAGAGCGCCGCGCGCGACGCGCTGGAGCACGTGGTGATGGCCACGCGCGACGAGCGCCGGCCCATCGTGCTGTTCACCAACGACGAGGACACCCGCCACGTCCGGGACGCGGTGGCCGCGGGCGTGTCGGCCTACATCGTGGCCGGGCTGGCGTCCGAGCGCATCCGCCCCATCCTGCATGTGGCCATGGCGCGCTTCCAGCACGAGCAGGCGCTGCGCCGCGAGCTGGCCGACGCGCGCTCCGAGCTGGCCGGGCGCAAGACCATCGAGCGGGCCAAGGGCCTGCTGATGCGGCGCCAGGGCCTGTCCGAGACCGAGGCCTACGAGAAGCTGCGCAAGACCGCCATGGACAAGGGCCTGAAGCTGGCCGAGGTGGCGCAGCGCATCCTGGACGTGGCCGACCTGCTCGGCTGA
- the tsaD gene encoding tRNA (adenosine(37)-N6)-threonylcarbamoyltransferase complex transferase subunit TsaD → MLVLGIESSCDETGVALVEAAGIAVPRLLSHALHSQIDMHQAYGGVVPELASRDHIRRVLPLATRVLADAGRRLPEVDVVAYTRGPGLAGALLVGAGVACALGAALGKPVLGVHHLEGHLLSPFLSADPPGFPFVALLVSGGHTQLMRVEGVGRYQLLGETIDDAAGEAFDKSAKLLGLGYPGGPALSRLAEQGDAQAFKLPRPLLHSGDLDFSFAGLKTAVLTQARKLGEGLPARKADLAASTEAAIVEVLLRKSLAALQETGLQRLVVAGGVGANRRLREQLDAACARLGVRVHYPELALCTDNGAMIAMAAAMRLAAGAQQASTDYAFDVKPRWPLHEIVAA, encoded by the coding sequence ATGCTTGTCCTGGGCATCGAATCCTCCTGCGACGAAACCGGCGTCGCCCTGGTCGAGGCCGCCGGCATCGCCGTGCCGCGCCTGCTGTCGCATGCCCTGCACAGCCAGATCGACATGCACCAGGCCTACGGCGGCGTGGTGCCCGAGCTGGCCAGCCGCGACCACATCCGCCGCGTGCTGCCGCTGGCCACGCGGGTGCTGGCCGACGCCGGGCGCCGGCTGCCCGAGGTCGACGTGGTGGCCTACACCCGCGGCCCCGGCCTGGCCGGCGCGCTGCTGGTGGGCGCGGGCGTGGCCTGCGCCCTGGGCGCCGCCCTGGGCAAGCCGGTGCTGGGCGTGCACCACCTGGAAGGGCATCTGCTGTCGCCCTTCCTCAGCGCCGACCCGCCCGGGTTCCCCTTCGTCGCCCTGCTGGTGTCCGGCGGCCACACCCAGCTGATGCGGGTGGAAGGCGTGGGCCGCTACCAGCTGCTGGGCGAGACCATCGACGACGCCGCCGGCGAGGCCTTCGACAAGTCGGCGAAGCTGCTGGGCCTGGGCTACCCAGGCGGGCCGGCGCTGTCCCGCCTGGCCGAGCAGGGCGATGCCCAGGCGTTCAAGCTGCCGCGCCCGCTGCTGCACAGCGGCGACCTGGACTTCTCGTTCGCCGGCCTGAAGACGGCGGTGCTGACCCAGGCCAGGAAGCTGGGCGAGGGGCTGCCCGCGCGCAAGGCCGACCTGGCGGCCTCGACCGAGGCGGCCATCGTGGAGGTGCTGCTCAGGAAATCGCTGGCCGCGCTGCAGGAGACCGGCCTGCAGCGCCTGGTGGTGGCTGGCGGCGTGGGCGCCAACCGGCGGCTGCGCGAGCAGCTGGATGCGGCTTGCGCCCGGCTCGGCGTGCGGGTGCACTACCCGGAGCTGGCGCTGTGCACCGACAACGGCGCCATGATCGCCATGGCGGCCGCGATGCGGCTGGCCGCCGGGGCGCAGCAGGCGAGCACCGACTACGCCTTCGACGTCAAGCCGCGCTGGCCGCTGCACGAGATCGTGGCGGCCTGA
- a CDS encoding Lrp/AsnC family transcriptional regulator, which yields MPRPSTKTSPAPAPAPAPAAVRRHDEPAEPEHRGLDRYDINILAELQRDARITNAELAQRVGLSAAPCWRRVRRLETEGYIDGYHASVNRQKIGLGVVAFVRLFAERNTGEVTEEIKRQVLALPQVLACHHVSGEGSFEIVVVHTDLEAYARFVREVLINLPHIKDLRTSFSLGEVKNLRQLPLDHLR from the coding sequence ATGCCGCGCCCTTCGACGAAAACCTCGCCCGCACCCGCACCCGCACCGGCACCGGCCGCCGTGCGCCGGCACGACGAGCCCGCCGAGCCCGAGCACCGCGGCCTGGACCGCTACGACATCAATATCCTGGCCGAGCTGCAGCGCGACGCCCGCATCACCAACGCCGAGCTGGCGCAGCGCGTGGGCCTGAGCGCCGCGCCGTGCTGGCGCCGCGTGCGCCGGCTGGAGACCGAGGGCTACATCGACGGCTACCACGCCAGCGTCAACCGCCAGAAGATCGGCCTGGGCGTGGTGGCCTTCGTGCGCCTGTTCGCCGAGCGCAACACCGGCGAGGTGACCGAGGAGATCAAGCGCCAGGTGCTGGCCCTGCCCCAGGTGCTGGCCTGCCACCACGTCTCGGGCGAGGGCTCGTTCGAGATCGTCGTGGTCCACACCGACCTGGAGGCCTACGCCCGCTTCGTGCGCGAGGTGCTGATCAACCTGCCGCACATCAAGGACCTGCGGACCAGCTTCTCGCTGGGCGAGGTGAAGAACCTGCGGCAGCTGCCGCTGGACCACCTGCGCTGA
- a CDS encoding alpha/beta fold hydrolase, which produces MRRFFFFPALLLLLGAATIAGCAALRAPTVPMPTQVVRAACPADTLLVLLPGAHSSIDEFEQDGGWLSALRARRIAADVMLADAHMGYYRDQSVVDRLQADVFAQARAAGYRQVWLAGISLGGFGSLLNEWAVPGRTSGLIVLAPYLGEPPLIKQIEAAGGLRRWQPPAQAPDADDPLAEVELRLWRWLRQHTAGEAGARPPLYLGYGTEDRFAQGHRLLAAALPAERVFTTPGGHDWPQWRRLWLQVLERVPLPRCAA; this is translated from the coding sequence GTGCGGCGATTCTTTTTCTTCCCTGCCCTCCTCCTCCTGCTCGGCGCGGCCACGATCGCCGGCTGCGCGGCGTTGCGCGCGCCCACCGTGCCCATGCCGACGCAGGTGGTGCGCGCGGCCTGCCCCGCCGACACCCTGCTGGTGCTGCTGCCCGGCGCCCATTCGTCCATCGACGAGTTCGAGCAGGACGGCGGCTGGCTCAGCGCGCTGCGCGCGCGCCGCATCGCGGCGGACGTGATGCTGGCCGATGCGCACATGGGCTACTACCGCGACCAGTCCGTGGTCGACCGGCTGCAGGCCGACGTGTTCGCGCAGGCGCGGGCGGCGGGCTACCGGCAGGTCTGGCTGGCCGGCATCTCGCTGGGCGGCTTCGGCTCGCTGCTCAACGAATGGGCGGTGCCGGGCCGCACCAGCGGGCTGATCGTGCTGGCGCCCTACCTGGGCGAGCCGCCGCTGATCAAGCAGATCGAGGCCGCCGGGGGCTTGCGCCGCTGGCAGCCGCCGGCACAGGCGCCGGATGCGGACGACCCGCTGGCCGAGGTCGAACTGCGGCTGTGGCGCTGGCTGCGGCAGCACACGGCCGGCGAGGCCGGCGCACGCCCGCCGCTGTACCTGGGCTACGGCACCGAGGACCGCTTCGCCCAGGGACACCGCCTGCTGGCGGCGGCCCTGCCGGCCGAGCGGGTGTTCACCACGCCGGGCGGCCACGACTGGCCGCAATGGCGGCGCCTGTGGCTGCAGGTGCTGGAGCGGGTGCCGCTGCCGCGCTGCGCAGCCTGA